ATAAGTTCATTCAAAGGGATTAAGAATAATAGCGTCTGTGGGTAAGTTATGGATAAAATGGGGTTGGACTATGCTGAAAGGTGAAGGATCGCTATTGGCATTCTCCTCGATGGGTCTTGCAGACCGCCCGGAGTCCAATTTATTACCAACAGGCCTTCTTTCATCAATGAACAATAACTCGTTCTTCTCCTTGGATTTTTTTTCCATTAAATCTGAGAATATATGTTCCTGGCGCAATCCCACTAACATTAATTTCCTTTATGTTCCTTTTTTTTAGAATTACCAGTCCCAAAATGTTTATAAATTCAATATAAAAGTCATTTTCATTTGTTTCTATTATAATAACATTATCGGCTGGATTAGGATAGATTAAAAATCCCGGGCTTACCTTTTCATTAATTGTGGAGGCAATTACATATTCATAAGCACCAATATCAAATCCATCTCCCTGAGGACGGAACACACCATCATGATCATAATTCAGATTCGTAGATAACCCGATATCTATGCATGGAGAAGCAGACGAGAGATGATAATCATTATATACACTGTCAACAAACTCCGGATTAGCCAGAATACTGTTCCAATCAGCATTTGCGTTTGTCTGATAGGTGCTGAAATTCTGCATTGTCACTGTTTCATTAGTAGCATAGTTATAAAGAAATGTATCCATAGCTGATTCAGCAGCATAACAATTATAATCTTTTTCCATTTCGAGAAAGGTACTTGTTTCATTGAATACATAAAAGAATCGTAATGGGTTTACAAATACATTGTTCCTAATAAATACTGAATCTGTTTGTGATGTGTTAGACCATGCAGTATAACAGAACCCCATATAATCAGGTCGTTGCATACCCCAGCCATAACCCATGTTAACACAGGTGTTATTTTCAAACCTTATATTTCTGGTAATGGAAGAGGATGGCCTGTTCCAGATTTCTACTGCAGCCATACCACAGTTCCAGATGATATTGTTTCGGTATATGATATTATAATGAACAGCATATGAGTTGCTCTGATTTGTAAGTCCTGTATCATATATTTCCCATATTTTATTGTTTTCAACCAAATGATTGGAGGCATTGCTCCAAAACTCTATTCCGTTGCCAAACCGAATCTGTCCGTCCATATTCAAATCACCACCTCCAATCCACGAAATTTCACAATTTCTGATGGTAATATTAGATGTATTTCCACCACCAAAGCCATGTGCAGATCCATACTTTATGGCAAGATTCTCATAAGAAATATATGATCGACCCATTTGATTCACAACATGGTTTCTTAAAGCACATTCAATAAAGGTATGCACAGTTGCAGGATTACCAATAGAATACATTCTAATCTCTCCAGATACAAGGTCATAATGAAAATCATCTTGCGACTGAAGCTCAGCAGTTGACCATTTTTTAATTCCGGCATGACTTTCATTGTCAAAAATGATATTTCCAACATCTGTTGAGGCGGTTGATGTACAACGCCAAATGTTGGATGATTCCAAAACCCAGTCAGATGGCTGGTTCATATTCACCGATCCCATTATCAGAGGAAGAGTTCCACTGCCATAGGATCCATAATACATTCTTGCAGTTGCATTGCCGGATACCGGGACAAGTTGTCCCCTCCAGTTTTCCCCTCTTTTAAACAGTATGCTGTCGCCCGGTTGAAAAGCTGATGAGTTAACCTTTGCCAATGTCTGCCAGGCAGTAGCAGGAGATGTTCCTGTCCAATTGTCATTCCCATTTGAGGCATCTATAAAATACGTGGTTTGAGCTTCAGAAGATGAGATTAAAACTAAAATTGAAAAAGTAATAAATAAATACTTCGTTGAAAAGAAATTCAGATAGCAACTTTTTTCTGCTTTTTTCATGGAAGATATTTTTCTGTTTCTTTTTTTCTGGTTTATTGCTAACGCTCCCGCGGTAAGGCCTATTAACGCCTTACCGCACTAAAGTTAGTGAAAAATCGACATTCTCAACGTAAGTTTTTAACTCGCAGGATGTTACTTACGGGCCAATTTGCTTTAACTGAGGACAGGAGAGGCAGGAAGCAGGGTGCAGGTTACAGGAAGCAGGGTGCAGGAGACAGGAACACGCGGATTGGACGATCGCAGAGATTAAAGATCTCAGATCATATCTTCGATCTTCGAGAGCCTGCCCTGACGAAGGAAGGGTTTGTTCGTCGATCTTCGATCGATTGTTCCGCGATCTTCGATCCCCTGGTTTGTTCTTCAATCAAAAACACTAAGAA
The sequence above is drawn from the Bacteroidota bacterium genome and encodes:
- a CDS encoding T9SS type A sorting domain-containing protein, with the translated sequence MKKAEKSCYLNFFSTKYLFITFSILVLISSSEAQTTYFIDASNGNDNWTGTSPATAWQTLAKVNSSAFQPGDSILFKRGENWRGQLVPVSGNATARMYYGSYGSGTLPLIMGSVNMNQPSDWVLESSNIWRCTSTASTDVGNIIFDNESHAGIKKWSTAELQSQDDFHYDLVSGEIRMYSIGNPATVHTFIECALRNHVVNQMGRSYISYENLAIKYGSAHGFGGGNTSNITIRNCEISWIGGGDLNMDGQIRFGNGIEFWSNASNHLVENNKIWEIYDTGLTNQSNSYAVHYNIIYRNNIIWNCGMAAVEIWNRPSSSITRNIRFENNTCVNMGYGWGMQRPDYMGFCYTAWSNTSQTDSVFIRNNVFVNPLRFFYVFNETSTFLEMEKDYNCYAAESAMDTFLYNYATNETVTMQNFSTYQTNANADWNSILANPEFVDSVYNDYHLSSASPCIDIGLSTNLNYDHDGVFRPQGDGFDIGAYEYVIASTINEKVSPGFLIYPNPADNVIIIETNENDFYIEFINILGLVILKKRNIKEINVSGIAPGTYILRFNGKKIQGEERVIVH